The Aptenodytes patagonicus chromosome 15, bAptPat1.pri.cur, whole genome shotgun sequence genome has a segment encoding these proteins:
- the PRKAB1 gene encoding 5'-AMP-activated protein kinase subunit beta-1 isoform X2: MGNTSSERAGLERHGHKASRGDNSGGAISTKEGDRPKILMDSPEDADLFHSEEMKAPLEKEEFLAWQQDLEVNDKTPTQARPTVFRWTGGGKEVYLSGSFNNWSKIPLTRSHNNFVAILDLPEGEHQYKFFVDGQWTHDPSEPVVTSQLGTVNNIIQVKKTDFEVFDALMVDSQKCSDMSELSSSPPGPYHQEPYVCKAEERFKSPPILPPHLLQVILNKDTGISCDPALLPEPNHVMLNHLYALSIKDGVMVLSATHRYKKKYVTTLLYKPI; encoded by the exons ATGGGGAACACAAGCAGCGAGCGAGCTGGACTGGAGCGTCATGGGCATAAGGCATCCCGAGGTGACAACTCAGGAGGAGCTATCAGTACGAAAGAGGGTGATAGACCAAAAATCTTAATGGACAGTCCTGAAGATGCAGACCTGTTCCATTCAGAGGAAATGAAG GCTCCGTTGGAGAAAGAAGAATTCCTAGCTTGGCAACAAGATCTGGAGGTGAATGATAAAACTCCCACTCAAGCTCGACCAACAGTCTTTCGCTGGActggaggagggaaagaagtTTATTTATCTGGGTCCTTCAACAACTGGAGTAAAATTCCTCTGACAAGGAG TCACAATAACTTTGTGGCAATCCTGGACCTGCCAGAAGGAGAGCACCAATACAAGTTCTTTGTGGATGGGCAGTGGACGCACGATCCTTCAGAG CCAGTAGTAACCAGCCAGCTAGGTACCGTCAACAACATCATACAGGTGAAGAAAACTGACTTTGAAGTATTCGATGCTTTGATGGTGGACTCCCAAAAATGTTCAGACATGTCTG AGTTGTCAAGTTCACCCCCAGGACCGTACCACCAGGAGCCCTATGTTTGTAAGGCAGAGGAGCGCTTTAAATCGCCACCTattcttcccccccacctcttGCAGGTCATCCTGAATAAGGACACGGGCATTTCT tgcGATCCTGCTCTACTCCCTGAACCCAACCATGTCATGTTGAACCACCTCTACGCACTTTCTATCAAG GATGGAGTGATGGTGCTTAGTGCTACACATCGTTACAAGAAGAAATATGTGACTACTTTGCTGTACAAGCCAATATGA
- the PRKAB1 gene encoding 5'-AMP-activated protein kinase subunit beta-1 isoform X1 has protein sequence MGIQKTEEQALSLGRQNTRPLKMGNTSSERAGLERHGHKASRGDNSGGAISTKEGDRPKILMDSPEDADLFHSEEMKAPLEKEEFLAWQQDLEVNDKTPTQARPTVFRWTGGGKEVYLSGSFNNWSKIPLTRSHNNFVAILDLPEGEHQYKFFVDGQWTHDPSEPVVTSQLGTVNNIIQVKKTDFEVFDALMVDSQKCSDMSELSSSPPGPYHQEPYVCKAEERFKSPPILPPHLLQVILNKDTGISCDPALLPEPNHVMLNHLYALSIKDGVMVLSATHRYKKKYVTTLLYKPI, from the exons ATGGGTATTCAGAAGACAGAAGAACAAGCACTTAGCTTGGGAAGACAGAATACCAG gCCCTTAAAAATGGGGAACACAAGCAGCGAGCGAGCTGGACTGGAGCGTCATGGGCATAAGGCATCCCGAGGTGACAACTCAGGAGGAGCTATCAGTACGAAAGAGGGTGATAGACCAAAAATCTTAATGGACAGTCCTGAAGATGCAGACCTGTTCCATTCAGAGGAAATGAAG GCTCCGTTGGAGAAAGAAGAATTCCTAGCTTGGCAACAAGATCTGGAGGTGAATGATAAAACTCCCACTCAAGCTCGACCAACAGTCTTTCGCTGGActggaggagggaaagaagtTTATTTATCTGGGTCCTTCAACAACTGGAGTAAAATTCCTCTGACAAGGAG TCACAATAACTTTGTGGCAATCCTGGACCTGCCAGAAGGAGAGCACCAATACAAGTTCTTTGTGGATGGGCAGTGGACGCACGATCCTTCAGAG CCAGTAGTAACCAGCCAGCTAGGTACCGTCAACAACATCATACAGGTGAAGAAAACTGACTTTGAAGTATTCGATGCTTTGATGGTGGACTCCCAAAAATGTTCAGACATGTCTG AGTTGTCAAGTTCACCCCCAGGACCGTACCACCAGGAGCCCTATGTTTGTAAGGCAGAGGAGCGCTTTAAATCGCCACCTattcttcccccccacctcttGCAGGTCATCCTGAATAAGGACACGGGCATTTCT tgcGATCCTGCTCTACTCCCTGAACCCAACCATGTCATGTTGAACCACCTCTACGCACTTTCTATCAAG GATGGAGTGATGGTGCTTAGTGCTACACATCGTTACAAGAAGAAATATGTGACTACTTTGCTGTACAAGCCAATATGA